DNA from Gephyromycinifex aptenodytis:
GCCCCGGAAGTTGGCGATGTCGCCCCAGACGGTCTTGATTTCACCGTTGGCGTGGAAGGTCAGATCTGCGGTCAAGGTGTCGGCGATGAACGCGCCCTTGGCGCCGGTGATGACGGTGACCCGTTCCTTGAAGGGAGAGAGCCAGTTCACCAGGTGGCTGGTGATCGTGCCGTCAGCAAGCTGACCGGTGATCGAGACCATGTCCTCGAACTCCCGGCCGCTACGGAAGGCGGTGCGGGCAGCCACGGAGGTGAACGGCTGCTGACGCACCCAGCTGGTGAGGTCGATGTCGTGCGTGGCCAGGTCCTTCACGACGCCGACGTCGGCAATGCGAGCCGGGAAGGGACCCTGGCGACGGGTGACGATCTGGTAGACATCGCCTAGCTCGCCGGCCTCCAGCCTGGCCCGCGCCTGCTGCAACGCGGGGTTGTAGCGCTCGATGTGCCCGACCGCTCCGACCAGGCCCTTCGCCTCGAACGCCGAGGCGATCCGCTCGGCCGAGGGGGTGTCCTGGGCCAGCGGCTTCTCGATCATGGCGTGCACCCCGGCCTCGGCCAGAGCGAGCCCGACTTCCTCGTGGTAGATCGTGGGAACCGCGACCATGCAGTAGTCGAGCTTGTTGGCTAGGAGTTCCTCGATGGTGGCGACCAGGGGGCGACCCTTGGCGACCCCGTGCGGATCCTGCCCGGAGGCGTCCGCGACGGCGACCAGGTCGACGCCCTCCAGCCCGGCCAGAACCCGTCCGTGGTGACGCCCCATCATGCCCAGGCCGATCAGACCTGCTCGCAAGTTCGCCATCACGCACCTGCCTTCGCGAGTGCGCTGACAGCGGCCACGATGCGCTCCAGGCCCTGCTGGTCGACGCTGGGGTGTACTGGCAGCGAGAGGCACTCACGAGCTGCCTTCTCGGTCTCCGGAAGCTCGGGGTGTGAGCTTGCCGCGAAGGGCGCCAAGCGGTGGTTGGGCACCGGGTAGAACATGCCGGAGCCGATGTTGTATTCGCTCTTGAGCGCGGCGGAGAAGTCGTCGCGGCCCTCCGGAACCCGAATCGTGTACTGGTGGTAGACGTGCACCGCCCCCTGGGCCAC
Protein-coding regions in this window:
- a CDS encoding Gfo/Idh/MocA family protein — protein: MANLRAGLIGLGMMGRHHGRVLAGLEGVDLVAVADASGQDPHGVAKGRPLVATIEELLANKLDYCMVAVPTIYHEEVGLALAEAGVHAMIEKPLAQDTPSAERIASAFEAKGLVGAVGHIERYNPALQQARARLEAGELGDVYQIVTRRQGPFPARIADVGVVKDLATHDIDLTSWVRQQPFTSVAARTAFRSGREFEDMVSITGQLADGTITSHLVNWLSPFKERVTVITGAKGAFIADTLTADLTFHANGEIKTVWGDIANFRGVSEGDVVRYAIAKREPLLVEHENFRDAVLGKDADIVTLSQGLATVRVAEAVIESAASGRMIEL